In Treponema vincentii, a single window of DNA contains:
- a CDS encoding TatD family hydrolase: MFTDSHCHLHHISQKAAHFPLILKAMQEEGYPFIMDIGTDAGDFTPRYNTVAEACGKDGSIPDFIHFSAGLWPGRAAIEHPAEALQRLEADIQAILKSGQLYTAVGECGIDRYWNHAGATGTGTDDLAGEETLFKEQLALAKRYGLAVIIHSRDGFEPTLRCIDEVGWHRGVIHCFSYGKKEAEAFLERGWYLSFPGTITYTDNAKTASTIAELVRMVPDDKLLLETDAPYLAPQPVRREVNTPLNISYTYQAASKYRQCSVEHLCETVYRNCHHLFFRCCVKPRTAVSVLHSQRF, from the coding sequence TTGTTTACAGACTCTCATTGTCATTTACATCATATTTCTCAAAAAGCGGCACACTTTCCGCTGATACTGAAAGCGATGCAGGAAGAAGGGTATCCTTTTATAATGGATATCGGAACCGATGCCGGAGATTTTACGCCACGGTATAACACCGTTGCGGAAGCTTGCGGCAAAGACGGCTCTATACCCGATTTTATCCATTTTTCTGCGGGATTGTGGCCGGGGCGTGCCGCTATTGAACATCCGGCAGAGGCATTGCAAAGGCTTGAAGCCGATATTCAAGCGATTCTTAAAAGCGGGCAGCTGTATACGGCAGTCGGAGAATGCGGTATAGACCGGTATTGGAACCATGCCGGAGCAACGGGTACGGGAACCGATGATCTCGCCGGTGAAGAAACGCTGTTTAAAGAACAGCTTGCTCTTGCCAAACGGTACGGATTGGCTGTGATTATTCATTCACGCGACGGCTTTGAACCGACGCTCCGTTGTATCGACGAAGTAGGCTGGCACCGAGGCGTTATTCATTGTTTTTCGTACGGGAAGAAAGAAGCCGAGGCTTTTTTAGAACGGGGCTGGTATCTTTCATTTCCGGGTACCATCACATACACTGACAATGCGAAAACAGCTTCCACAATAGCGGAATTGGTACGCATGGTGCCTGACGATAAACTACTATTGGAGACGGATGCCCCGTACCTCGCCCCTCAACCGGTTAGACGAGAGGTAAACACCCCGTTGAATATTTCGTATACCTATCAGGCTGCAAGCAAATACCGGCAGTGTTCGGTAGAACACTTATGCGAAACCGTGTACCGGAACTGCCACCATCTTTTTTTTCGCTGCTGTGTAAAACCCCGGACAGCCGTGTCCGTTCTGCATAGCCAGCGCTTTTGA
- a CDS encoding septal ring lytic transglycosylase RlpA family protein has product MRKYHVLSALVGALLLLPLGAEELLTAETYASYYGEAFNGRPTSSGEIFDMNAYTAAHKTLPFGTFLEVTNLENGKKVVVRVNDRGPFVPNREIDLSKAAAKSLGMISRGITRVSIKRVDSLDHAALVATTDVYSDTTTESAPKGAHPVTDSQPEAVPVQKEAVSDIPAKGSDTAAETAPSKVTQAQASQPNTTQRQPSSVDQQTAKPDTVKGVANRSASAQPAQTPAPVYSQGTSGVLWRIQLGAFAREENALRLVVQLRKAGFDPAYERTEKSVRVVLPGIQPDDLEKVKEALANHSFTDYVIRQESW; this is encoded by the coding sequence ATGAGAAAATACCATGTACTGTCAGCTCTAGTGGGGGCATTGTTGTTATTACCCCTTGGAGCGGAAGAATTACTCACAGCAGAAACTTATGCATCTTATTACGGAGAGGCTTTTAACGGCCGGCCGACGTCAAGCGGCGAAATTTTCGATATGAATGCCTATACGGCAGCCCACAAAACACTGCCGTTCGGAACTTTTCTTGAAGTAACCAATCTTGAAAACGGGAAAAAAGTGGTGGTACGCGTAAACGACCGCGGCCCATTTGTCCCAAACCGCGAGATAGATTTATCAAAAGCTGCAGCTAAATCCTTGGGGATGATTAGCCGCGGTATCACACGAGTTTCGATTAAAAGGGTTGATTCGCTTGATCATGCAGCACTCGTTGCAACAACTGATGTTTACAGCGACACAACGACGGAATCCGCACCGAAAGGAGCTCATCCCGTTACCGATTCCCAGCCTGAAGCGGTGCCTGTTCAGAAGGAGGCGGTGTCCGATATACCTGCTAAAGGTTCCGACACAGCGGCAGAAACGGCGCCGTCTAAAGTAACACAAGCTCAAGCATCACAGCCTAACACAACACAAAGACAACCGTCATCTGTAGATCAACAAACAGCAAAGCCTGATACCGTTAAAGGTGTTGCAAACCGTTCAGCTTCCGCACAACCGGCACAAACTCCGGCTCCGGTTTATTCACAAGGTACTTCAGGCGTGTTGTGGAGAATTCAGCTGGGCGCTTTTGCACGGGAAGAAAATGCACTGCGGCTTGTTGTCCAACTGAGAAAAGCAGGGTTCGACCCTGCGTATGAGCGTACTGAAAAATCGGTACGGGTTGTCCTTCCGGGTATACAACCAGACGATCTTGAAAAAGTAAAAGAGGCGCTGGCGAATCATTCTTTCACCGATTACGTAATCAGACAGGAAAGCTGGTAA
- a CDS encoding leucine-rich repeat protein: METIESGAFTKSKIETLEIPNSVKSIGTGAFKNCENLTTVTMPSHKIRYDDDSVFEGCKKLSLKSKKMIRDTGYAGGF; this comes from the coding sequence TTGGAAACGATTGAATCGGGTGCGTTTACTAAATCGAAGATAGAAACGCTTGAAATTCCGAACTCCGTAAAATCCATCGGAACCGGCGCTTTTAAGAACTGCGAAAACTTGACAACCGTTACAATGCCTTCGCATAAAATTCGATATGACGATGATTCCGTGTTTGAAGGCTGCAAAAAACTTTCATTAAAATCGAAAAAAATGATACGTGACACCGGCTACGCAGGCGGGTTCTGA
- a CDS encoding zinc ribbon domain-containing protein produces the protein MKEFVIYEHPSGDIKAVKKGWSHPAFWLDGFWALYHDLTPQAVTGIALTILSLLGVVGTNWGRALGLLGVSVYYGIKGNDWLKEKLIKSGYVSKCSLQADNPDGAVWRYKAIQKEKQAKQAAQTQADGTQNAPNNDVKICPYCGEQIKKIAVVCRYCNSNLSEPHPTQPAAENTEHNAHTHPDEYKTCPYCGEDIKKAAVKCRYCNSDLPESLPTV, from the coding sequence ATGAAAGAATTTGTCATTTATGAACATCCTTCGGGAGACATTAAGGCGGTAAAAAAAGGCTGGTCGCATCCGGCATTTTGGTTAGACGGTTTTTGGGCACTGTATCACGATTTAACTCCGCAAGCCGTAACGGGAATAGCACTCACCATACTTTCTTTGTTAGGGGTTGTGGGAACTAATTGGGGAAGGGCTCTGGGATTACTCGGTGTGTCGGTTTATTACGGCATAAAAGGCAACGACTGGCTTAAAGAGAAACTGATAAAGTCGGGATATGTGTCTAAATGTTCTTTACAGGCGGATAACCCCGACGGCGCCGTATGGCGATACAAAGCAATTCAAAAAGAGAAGCAGGCAAAACAAGCCGCGCAAACTCAAGCGGATGGTACTCAAAACGCTCCGAACAACGATGTAAAAATCTGCCCTTACTGTGGCGAACAAATAAAAAAGATTGCCGTCGTGTGCCGCTACTGCAACAGCAACCTATCCGAGCCGCATCCTACACAACCCGCAGCGGAAAATACCGAACACAATGCACATACGCATCCTGATGAATACAAAACCTGCCCGTACTGCGGAGAAGATATAAAAAAAGCCGCCGTTAAATGCCGGTACTGTAATAGCGATTTACCGGAATCATTACCTACTGTATAA